One part of the Kryptolebias marmoratus isolate JLee-2015 linkage group LG2, ASM164957v2, whole genome shotgun sequence genome encodes these proteins:
- the LOC108236028 gene encoding SR-related and CTD-associated factor 4-like: MDAVNAFNMELFSMIDMKPPISRAKMMSVTKSAIKAIKLYKHVVQIVEKFIKKCKPELKVPGLYVVDSIVRQSRHQFGVEKDVFGPRFLKNFTDTFQNLYRCPEDDKSKILRVLNLWQKNGVFGMDILQPLMDMANGVVAPPPSLEAPGDPQPETTPPVSNASVVPAVPHLPSSDALAAVAQLLQSPQCQELQMMLQNIQQADRTLGAATIGNNIPNLPQMPVTQLNSHGAETVKKNSLTEKLLDRFEYDDELADMPVSDVNIHSQGIPENVLNQFHGQMLNTDLHLNMMGQTGHMEHSGGMSHGERHLTPDGYNSIKDPYTQSRENSRENSSVRLEGRRRSYGMRSRSGSRSPRRRKSRSSSRSRWSRHRRSRSREQRRRSRSHSQDRSEREKDRERRQKGLPSIKSQTLCVCSTTLWVGQLDKKTQQSDVMSLLEEFGQIESINMIPPRGCAYIVMVHRQDAYTALKKLSRGSYKVNQKPAKIAWALNKGIKPAHKKFWDVEKGVTYIPWSKVKVEELESYREGGMLDPETLNPEWTNAKELNNRAAVNGALEMVPDLTLTAHVQIPTVQQADPIGSPPGFPSPIMLSPTSMTPVGAPFIPAEFAAANLAVAGNIKLPEDSTENSTEDDSFSAINTGNQLGSPTAQVMPMPNPAVMQGPPRPGMPPLQPHPGMPNPHMRPFHSPQNMQHMPPQMMRGGPMFPPDRFRMSVPFPPRGPPFQRFPPPRPEIMDGRERGHFRTERPEFRYPPFQRGRW, from the exons ATGGATGCAGTGAACGCATTCAACATGGAG ttGTTCTCCATGATCGACATGAAGCCGCCAATATCCCGTGCTAAAATGATGTCTGTAACAAAATCAGCCATCAAAGCCATTAAG cTGTATAAACATGTTGTCCAGATAGTGGAAAAGTTCATCAAGAag tgcaaGCCAGAATTAAAGGTTCCAGGATTATATGTGGTTGATTCCATTGTTCGACAGTCACGCCATCAGTTTGGTGTTGAGAAGGATGTCTTTGGACCCAGGTTTTTGAAAAACTTTACTGATACTTTTCAGAACCTTTATCGTTGTCCAGAGGATGATAAg AGTAAAATACTTCGTGTGCTAAACCTGTGGCAGAAGAATGGAGTGTTTGGCATGGACATCCTTCAGCCTCTGATGGATATGGCCAATGGTGTTGTTgcacctcctccttctcttgAAG CTCCTGGTGACCCCCAACCAGAAACTACGCCTCCTGTTAGCAATGCTTCTGTTGTACCTGCGGTACCTCATCTGCCCAGTTCAGATGCTTTAGCTGCTGTGGCACAACTGCTTCAGTCCCCCCAATGTCAGGAG ctgcagatgATGCTTCAGAACATTCAGCAGGCAGACAGGACTCTGGGAGCCGCCACCATTGGAAACAACATACCAAACCTGCCCCAGATGCCAGTGACTCAGCTCAACTCACATGGTGCtgaaactgtaaagaaaaactcTTTGACTGAG aaaCTGCTTGATCGATTTGAATATGATGATGAACTTGCCGATATGCCAGTTTCAGACGTCAACATTCACTCACA AGGCATTCCTGAAAATGTGCTGAACCAGTTTCATGGACAGATGCTGAACACAGACCTTCATCTGAATATGATGGGGCAAACTGGACATATGGAG CACAGTGGAGGAATGAGTCATGGTGAACGTCATTTGACACCAGATGGGTATAACTCCATAAAAGATCCTTACACTCAGTCTCGG GAAAACTCAAGAGAAAATTCATCTGTGAGACTGGAGGGCAGACGAAGAAGCTATGGCATGAGATCAAGATCTGGTTCCAG atcTCCTAGAAGAAGAAAGTCGAGATCTTCCTCTCGCTCGAGATGGTCAAGGCATCGACGCTCTCGCTCCAGAGAACAGCGCAGGAGATCTCGTTCACATTCTCAGGACAGaagtgaaagagaaaaggaCAGAGAACGCAGACAGAAAGGTCTTCCCAGCATCAAGAGCCAGACACTCTGTG tttgcagTACTACACTATGGGTTGGACAGCTTGACAAGAAAACTCAGCAGTCTGACGTAATGTCCCTTTTGGAAGAGTTTGGCCAGATTGAGTCGATTAAT ATGATTCCTCCACGGGGATGTGCCTACATTGTCATGGTTCACAGACAAGATGCCTACACTGCCTTGAAGAAACTCAGTAGAGGGTCATACAAAGTCAACCAGAAACCTGCTAAG ATTGCTTGGGCATTAAACAAAGGTATTAAACCAGCACACAAAAAGTTCTGGGATGTGGAGAAGGGAGTTACTTACATTCCCTGGAGCAAAGTCAAAGTTGAGGAGTTGGAGAGCTATCGAGAAGGGGGTATGCTGGATCCAGAGACACTAAATCCAG AGTGGACTAATGCCAAGGAACTCAACAACCGGGCAGCTGTAAACGGAGCTTTGGAAATGGTACCAGATCTGACTCTCACTGCCCATGTTCAG ATCCCAACAGTCCAACAGGCGGACCCTATTGGAAGTCCACCTGGTTTTCCGAGCCCCATCATGCTTTCTCCAACCTCCATGACCCCAGTCGGAGCTCCTTTCATACCCGCAGAATTTGCTGCTGCAAACCTAGCAGTGG CAGGAAATATCAAACTTCCAGAAGATTCCACAGAAAATTCCACAGAAGACGATTCCTTCTCTGCTATAAACACTGGCAACCAGCTGGGGTCTCCAACCGCACAAGTGATGCCCATGCCAAACCCCGCAGTTATGCAGGGACCCCCCAGACCAGGCATGCCACCCCTGCAGCCTCATCCTGGAATGCCGAATCCTCACATGCGTCCCTTCCACTCTCCTCAAAACATGCAACACATGCCTCCGCAAATGATGCGAGGAGGACCAATGTTTCCACCTGATAGATTCCGAATGTCCGTGCCCTTCCCACCTCGTGGTCCTCCTTTCCAGCGATTTCCACCACCGAGACCTGAGATTATGGATGGGAGGGAGAGGGGGCATTTCAGAACTGAGAGGCCTGAGTTCAGATACCCACCTTTTCAAAGAGGGAGGTGGTAA